In Raphanus sativus cultivar WK10039 chromosome 5, ASM80110v3, whole genome shotgun sequence, the following proteins share a genomic window:
- the LOC108837419 gene encoding uncharacterized protein LOC108837419 translates to MNYNSAVLGIVAKLRYCGDTITESQMLEKTYTTFHKSHITLQQQYRLRGYTKFSDLIVALLIAEKNNELLIKNHMTRPTGSKAFPEANTLDAKKPAKENKAFRGRGRGRQNYRGRGRKYNPQDRKSFQWVRSEQSPKGKEQQGSTSQKREDACFRCGTKGHWSRICRTHAHLCDLYKKSVKGKEKEVNFAEHSEGTTHLDASDFVNDFEETAITEA, encoded by the coding sequence ATGAATTACAATTCTGCTGTGTTAGGAATTGTGGCTAAATTGAGATACTGTGGTGATACGATCACCGAGTCTCAAATGCTTGAGAAGACATACACCACATTCCACAAGAGCCACATCACCCTGCAACAACAATATAGGTTGCGGGGATATACCAAATTTTCGGATTTGATTGTGGCACTTCTCATAGCAGAAAAGAACAACGAGCTTCTGATCAAGAATCACATGACTCGTCCAACTGGTTCCAAAGCGTTTCCCGAAGCAAACACATTAGATGCGAAGAAACCAGCAAAGGAAAATAAGGCTTTTCGCGGTCGCGGACGTGGTCGTCAAAACTACCGTGGACGTGGACGAAAGTACAATCCACAAGATAGGAAGTCATTCCAGTGGGTCCGCTCTGAACAATCTCCTAAAGGAAAAGAACAACAAGGAAGTACCTCCCAGAAGCGAGAAGACGCTTGTTTCAGATGCGGTACTAAGGGACATTGGTCTCGTATATGCCGTACCCATGCACACCTTTGTGATCTGTACAAGAAGTCCGTCAAAGGGAAAGAAAAGGAGGTAAACTTTGCGGAACATTCTGAGGGTACAACGCACCTCGATGCGTCTGACTTTGTGAATGATTTCGAGGAGACCGCTATCACGGAAGCTTAA
- the LOC108858208 gene encoding LOW QUALITY PROTEIN: probable pectate lyase 15 (The sequence of the model RefSeq protein was modified relative to this genomic sequence to represent the inferred CDS: deleted 2 bases in 1 codon), with the protein MGFGSNATGGRDGRFYVVTDPTDEDMEYPKPGTLRHAVIQVEPLWIIFKRDMVITLKQELIMNSYKTIDARGANVHIANGACITIQGITHVIVHGLHIHDCIRTGNAMVRSSPSHYGMRNMSDGDAVSIYASSHIWIDHNSLSKCADGLVDVVIGSTAVTISNNHLTHHNEVMLLGNNDLYTQDKIMKVTIAYNHFGEGLRQRMPRCRHGYFHVVNNDYTHWEMYATGGSANPTINSQGNRYAAPKNRFAKEVTKRVRAEKSEWKKWNWRSEGDMLVNGAFFRQSGGVASASYESASSLAAKPASMVDLITSTAGALGCRRGKPCY; encoded by the exons ATGGGTTTTGGGAGCAACGCCACCGGTGGTCGTGACGGGCGTTTCTACGTCGTCACTGATCCAACCGACGAGGACATGGAGTATCCCAAGCCAGGTACTCTACGCCACGCAGTTATCCAAGTTGAGCCACTGTGGATTATCTTCAAAAGAGATATGGTGATAACGTTGAAACAAGAGCTGATTATGAACAGTTACAAGACCATTGATGCTCGTGGTGCTAACGTTCACATAGCCAATGGTGCTTGCATCACCATTCAGGGTATAACCCACGTCATCGTTCATGGTCTGCACATTCATGATTGTATAAGAACTGGGAATGCAATGGTCAGAAGCTCGCCTTCTCACTATGGAATGAGGAATATGTCTGATGGTGATGCTGTTTCTATATATGCGTCAAGTCATATCTGGATTGACCACAACTCTCTCTCTAAGTGTGCTGAT GGTCTTGTGGATGTTGTCATAGGTTCTACTGCAGTCACAATTTCCAATAACCATCTCACACACCACAATGAG GTCATGTTGCTAGGAAACAATGATTTGTACACACAAGACAAGATCATGAAAGTAACTATTGCGTATAACCATTTTGGAGAGGGACTTAGACAGAGAATGCCAAG ATGTAGGCATGGATACTTCCATGTGGTGAACAACGATTACACGCATTGGGAAATGTACGCTACTGGAGGAAGCGCAAACCCAACTATAAACAGTCAAGGCAATAGATATGCTGCTCCCAAGAACCGCTTTGCAAAGGAG GTTACGAAGAGGGTGAGGGCCGAGAAAAGTGAGTGGAAGAAGTGGAACTGGAGATCAGAAGGAGACATGCTAGTGAATGGAGCGTTTTTCAGACAATCAGGGGGAGTAGCATCAGCTAGCTATGAAAGTGCCTCGAGCttagcagctaaaccagcttcTATGGTCGACTTAATCACTTCTACTGCAGGTGCACTTGGTTGCCGCAGAGGCAAACCTTGCTACTAA
- the LOC108858209 gene encoding uncharacterized protein LOC108858209, whose product MVITPEKKKLAVKTVWSGCMPVSSGESSLVYPVVAQMERGERDSEENCGTGGVFSGTVGQCPAPISDSRRFVSSAIMAECLAIRSAVMHAASLNIKSLMILSDSQSLVKLVKERGSVPALFGILFDIYHFSLLFDVIFFSYVPRLSNVMTDSVAKSALSLLNLASSNGV is encoded by the exons ATGGTG ATAACAcctgagaagaagaaacttgcGGTGAAGACGGTGTGGAGCGGTTGCATGCCGGTGAGTTCCGGTGAATCGTCTCTTGTTTATCCGGTGGTGGCTCAAATGGAGCGTGGTGAAAGGGACTCGGAGGA AAACTGTGGTACAGGTGGAGTGTTCTCCGGAACGGTGGGACAATGTCCTGCTCCTATCAGTGACTCACGTCGCTTTGTCTCTTCGGCGATCATGGCTGAATGCCTCGCCATACGTTCGGCGGTAATGCATGCTGCCTCGTTGAATATTAAATCCCTGATGATACTGTCCGATTCTCAATCCTTGGTGAAGCTTGTTAAGGAGAGAGGCTCGGTTCCAGCTTTGTTTGGCATTTTATTCGACATCTATCACTTTAGCTTGTTGTTTgatgttattttcttttcctaTGTTCCTCGTTTGAGTAATGTGATGACTGATTCGGTGGCAAAATCAGCCCTCTCATTGCTTAACTTAGCCTCCTCTAATGGAGTGTAA